Within Planococcus citri chromosome 2, ihPlaCitr1.1, whole genome shotgun sequence, the genomic segment tcagaaaagaaaatggatacttcttgaattttttattgcgaaaaaaagacaacttttggcaagaaacgacgctattattagaaaattttgaaaaaaggataaGATTTGtagctatttttggcagaaaggtaGACTTTGACCATTTTGCATCGTATAGCCAGTTGattgaaaaacaatacaaaagtGTAAGTAGGCCGATACTTTCGCGAATTATTTATTTGGTGATATTATTagcattttttctcttcaagaTGTAAGCAAAAGTTActtcaagtaattttagtaTGGTAAGTTAGTTACTTGAAAAGTAACTGACCTGAGTATGAGCCCTGAGTGAGGGCAACAGCTTGTTTCGAGAAGTCAAGTTTTTTCAGcagaaaagtgtgttttttgggtgaaaatttctttaaatttgaatgatatattttttttaaaattcaatttgaaaaaaaccacacgAGCTCAAATGaaacgagagcaaaagcttgaaaaatatgGTTTGTTTTCATGATGAGTCTACCTATTTTTTGACTCCAcaattttagaacttgaatactgagtaattaaaaattttaattatgaaaaaaagaagagcaaacaggcccgagcaaagcgagggcaaaagttgtcgaaaagtcatgtattgtgaaaaaaaataagcgagATCAGaatatgtgggggggggggtgacgaAATGTAAAAGCTACCTGCACAACCAACCCCAAACTAGATGGGAATACGAAAGCGAATTGAATATTTACCTGGCCCAAGGATCATGCAACGGTGCCGGATACTGAGCAAGCGATGGAAACGGCGCTGGTTGATATCTTGAAAATACGCTGTTACCTGCAAAAGCATTAAACCATGTATAAGGTAAACAACTACGAGACCATGGGTCATTGGTGGTACGACGGCTGCAGCCGATTAGCCCGACGACTTACCTAAAGCGGTGTAAGGGCTGGATGCCGGATGTGGAGCATGAGCCTCGAAAGCAGTGCCGTGAGGTCGATGAGGAGGGGCGTACGACGATAAATCGGCTCGCGGAGTCGCTTGGAATAGATGACTGGGCGTTCGGTTCAACAGCTCGTTTTTACTAGGCTTAATGTCGGCCGTTGTCGGTTGCTTTTGCTGCTGGTGATGGTAGATTTCCCACGCGATACGTACGTGCATCGCGTTCCATTTGCCAGTTTTCTGTAACACACACACACCAAACAACACCGTAGAGTAATGCACACATTTTGACCAATCAACTACCAAAAAACTATGAGGTATTTATGTACGACGTACCAAAGGTTTCGGCTTTGACGGGTCCACCACTTGCtgcaaagaagaaaaaaaaaaccacgataaagattattattatactcgtagttaAACAGTTGGCGAGTGTACGTTTTGTAAGGCAAATACGCAAATTAAATAATATGCTAATCAAATCGCACGTACTTTGGGTGTAAACGTTGGCAGATGAGTAGGAGGCGCGAAAGGAGTAGCAGCGCTCAACGTAGAGTGCAGCAAGCTGGACGGATACCCCGGATAGTTGGCAATACCCAAGGTCTGCCGGTAGAAGGGCGAGTCAACGCCACCTAATTTAGGAATAGCATCTTTGAActgcaacaacaacaacaacgataTAATGAATGAGTGACGAGTGCTGATTGCAGTGTACATTGCACAGGTACTTTAGTATATACTCACCAACGGAGGAGGATACAAGGCGGCAGTCGGCGGAGGAGGTAACAACGACGCCGTATGCTGGTGAACGTGCGTATGCTGATGCTGATGGTGATGCATTTCCGTCCTCAAGTACGGCGGAGGACCAGCTCCGGCCGCCACCAGCGAACGCTCTTGGGTGGCCAAAAATCTGGAATCCAGTTCTCGGCGCAATAGATCCGCTTCATCTGtgtaaaaatcatcaacaaacACTTAGTCTGTCTATGTACCTTCAACTGCCTCAACGCTACACAACTACACTATAATAATACGAGCACACAGGGTGTctatcaaatcaaaaaactgaaaaatcatcatCTTTTGATGACCTTTTAATGGggaaaaacactgaaaaaattccaccacgtcgggattttttacaatttcaaacttgaaataatttttggtaggtacttcattgctttcaatttttggcgaaacctaaaccgatatgGCGATTAATGTTGGTAGGTACATGATTGgcgacaaaatttcaacaaaaagtacCGAGTATACTTCTAGATACTTTTTAGAAAGACAGGTAGTTCCGCATGTAGCATGTACTTAGTTGGCACTCGGACTTACTAGATTGAAAGAGAGATTCGGCTGAAAAGGGATTCGCCGTTGGCGGATGACTCGAAGCGGGATGCAACGACGATACAGCGGCAGGAGAAGTCGTCACTACCACCGCATTCGGATGCGCCGTAGACGTAGCCGTGGACGCGGTAAACAACGGTGGCGCAAACGAATACGGCGATCTCGCTAAACTGGTTGGTAGAGTGGCGCTGGCGTTGGCGGCAACCGCCGCAGAACTGCTCGCTGGACTGTTTCTGCAAATTCAAACAAAGTGATCGTTCGGTTAGACTGTTGTAGTCGTATACAGATACACAGTAGACAGTACACACaataaaatcccaaaattgacgttttgtttttatgcaattttccaTCAGcggatgagaaaataattctcaatGTTTTACTTTcccctatctgtaaaaaaaagtggtgccggtagcccccaagtcgaaaaaaaaaatttattcatgaaaattttttgtttctgtgtcagaatttttctacaagttttcaaaaagctgACATTATGTCATGGATTTGTCGAAATTTGTTCCCAGTTATTGAAAGTTAgacaaaaatattgtaaaattgtaaaaacattATTGttagtgattcattttttacaagtttttgaaagtctgaTACAGTGCTTGTCTGATGAAGATTGATCAAATCCGAGGATCaaaattaagaagaaaaaaatgtaaacataatattcatttttcttcatttttcaaggaaGGGAACAAGTTCCGCTTTTTCATCATGTAGAGAGTTCAAAAGTATCTCTTCAACAGTACTTCTAATGGGAATGGACCAAATCCAAGTactggtaaaaattttaatttttcggatttcttatattatgtatgtatattttgaGAATAGGGGGAGGGGAGCTTTCTGGCACGACTTATTTTTACCAACAtgattggagaaaattttctcatgaaacATGACAACGTCAGAGCGttatcaattttcttttcgCAATTAAGCATAAAATTACAGCTTTCCCTTCCAATCCACTAGTTAGTCTTGTGTGGAGAACTGGAGATGTGGAGCTAAATTTTGTATATGAATTGATTTTACCTTAGTAGGGACTTGACTGAGGTGTTAAAACCAGAAAGTACACTATTTCATAGATTTTGTCTGTAATGTACTTCGATTTtcatatattatgtattttttatagggggggggggggagggagggaggggtcaCCGGCAccatttattttttaccaagagggctgaaaatttcaccacatATAAATAAGGAACACCCTAAATTGTACACGTAATCACGTATACGAGTACCACTTACCCAACTGGACCCCATAATGAGGGTTTACTGCTGAGATTTAGACTAGAAGAAACTGCTACGGAAGGAGGAACTGGTATTGATATTGGTATGGCTGATGGGTGCGCTGACGGCGTTGGCACAGGTATAGGCACCGGTACAGGCACAGATGCAATTCCAAATGGCGATGAATTACTTATCGGCGTTTGTACACTTCCTCTACTCAGAGAGCTAACGTTGCTGctgtaattgcaaaaaaaaataaaaataaaccgaaTTCGCGTTCGCACCATTGCCGCCACAGAAGACGAGCAGTCAGTCGTCAAATGTTGAGCGGTTTAAGGCAATTAGGTACTCCTGTGTGTTATGATGTGGTAAAGCAAAGGTAACACCGAGTACCAACCTGTAACTATCACGTTCTCTGGTTGGACTATGTCCGAGAGGAGAATGAGTTCGATTGACAGTAGGAGTGCTGGCGCTATCACGATGACTAGTGGTGACAGATGTCGTTGTAATGGCAGTAGGAGTTGCTGATGCTACGCACATGCTCACACCTGACGTACCGATGGAAGCACTCGTGTTACTCGCGGCGCTAGATTTGGCATTGGCGGATATCACAGGTAAAGGCGAACGACTGGTTCTCTGCAAATATTTCGCAGTTTACAACcatgcaaaaatacatacaatgaaTATCGTTAACGGTTCAAATGTGCAGCCCCGGATACTTACAGAATGAGAAGACAAATACGGAGTATTACTGTACGGCGCGTACAGCGACGAGAGATTACTGGCAGTAGAAGTAGTGATGTGAAGCGCTGGCGTAGCGAAACTACTAGGAGCGGCTACAACGACGGTACCGCCGGCGCCTTCATTGGTTGCCGCAATTCGGTACGGATGGCCGGAATACGTTGGCGGTATCTGCGACGAGATTTGAGAAGCTAAATGAGACGAAGGAGGCTGCGTCTGCATCGCCGAATTGACGGAGACGGAAGCGGCGGAAGCTGAAGCAGACGCGTGATGCGATGACGGCGACGAACGCTGCGAATGAGACGCAACGAGATGAGACGATGAAGACGACGATGGCGGCGCTGGCAACGAATGTAGGTGCGAATGCGAATTGGAGACCGGCGGCGTGGCTGCGGCTGCGCTCAGCGCTgtttgctgctgctgctgtggCTGTCGCTGctgatgatgatggtggtggTGATGGTGGTGCTGCTGGTGGTGTTGCAAACCGACGGAATGAGACGAATATGCGACAGTCGCTTGAGACGATGTCGGCGGCATCGAAGCGTGTGTCGCAGTTGAGTAGGGGATCAGCGACGCGGATGATGTTTGAGAAGAATGCGACGCGTACGGTGAAGGTGACGGGTAGGCGTTGGTAGAATGAGCATTTGGAGGTTGCGGCGAATATCCGGCAGGTACGCTTAGCTGCAACGGACACATTTGCGGTGGCGTAgcatacgacgacgacgtggaAGTTGGCAACGTACTACCAGCCATCGTGGAGGGCAACGGCGACGCAGCCGCCTGGGCTATGGTCGTCGCCGCTGTGGCTGCCATTGGCGGcatattactcgtacctatcaGATGCTGAGTTGGTCCGTGAGCCGCGTAAAGCGAATGTTGCGCAACATGCAGACCAGCGTGATTCGCCGCCGGACTCGCCGTACCATCGCTGCTAACGGCCGGATGCGCCTGCGACACGGGCGGCGGCGCAGCAGCCGATATCAGACCGCCATTGATAACCTGCAAATAATACGCCATAATGATTACCTATAAATTGAGTACATACGTCGGCTTGAGCCGGCTGCAGCCACAAATCACACTTACCGCAGGATAAGGAAACTGATGCGGCGACCGCGATGGCGTCCCGTGGCCGTGATGCGGCATGGCATTGCTATAGTGATGCGGCGAAGGTACGCCACCGAGATTTTGTTCGAGGCCGACACCGACGCCGGATAGCGGACCGCTGTTAAAAGATTTGTGAAGCGAAGACAATGCCGGCGATGGCGGCGGTGGATACAACAGCGGATTCGATACCGCTAACGCATGACCGACTGGTTGCAGTTGTTGTTGCGGTTGCTGTTGTTGTGCCGCTttgggtgaaaatttcatcggCGGCGTAACTACCCTGATTTGAGGTTTACTCGGCGATCGCGTTTCGTTGGAGTCGTCGGCCACGATGGCCGCGGTGGCGGAGGCGGCGTTTCCATTCAGCGAATTACTAGCTATTGCCGGTCTTGGTAACTCTCCTCCTGTAACAACGCAACCATTAGCATCGATGTAAAAAATTTACGCACAGCACAGCGTGGCTGCCGGATGAACCAGCAACTAGCGTGAAAATACTCACTTTTACAAGACGACGgagacgatgacgatgacggcGGTGACGGAAATAGCGTACATTCGGCATCGGAACCCTGAAAAATGACTCGAATTATAGCCTACAGCGTGCTCCGTAACTTTTTCCCCTCTCTCTCAGATTTTGAATGAATATATAGAAGactttatgattaaaaaa encodes:
- the LOC135836470 gene encoding mucin-2-like isoform X1 is translated as MEKDKQRNQKTKRRERAQRMQAEKRQTLNKSKDCDSAEDEPTKEKPKRPPPPNRRKKINNNNNNNTNNHHHHHNHHHHHHHNSNTKNNNSSGQVNHKNDSISNSFVITDTNDHIDSKESLYEEDIIDGFAIFSFTTYDDLENSLKQLECGQITLGISTDGIKLPSRSPSSVQPPTPTPVLNNHVSKSVPSSPVQSSQQIRNNGIGSPVSDNVKKNSIQSHKLGISEASTNRCRTPVSATPTTITDSSADNVTTSRNADKPIVRQTSSPLALPLRDQRASSHDRLSDISSRCSSGKGYMCDSEGDEADDDKGSDAECTLFPSPPSSSSSPSSCKRGELPRPAIASNSLNGNAASATAAIVADDSNETRSPSKPQIRVVTPPMKFSPKAAQQQQPQQQLQPVGHALAVSNPLLYPPPPSPALSSLHKSFNSGPLSGVGVGLEQNLGGVPSPHHYSNAMPHHGHGTPSRSPHQFPYPAVINGGLISAAAPPPVSQAHPAVSSDGTASPAANHAGLHVAQHSLYAAHGPTQHLIGTSNMPPMAATAATTIAQAAASPLPSTMAGSTLPTSTSSSYATPPQMCPLQLSVPAGYSPQPPNAHSTNAYPSPSPYASHSSQTSSASLIPYSTATHASMPPTSSQATVAYSSHSVGLQHHQQHHHHHHHHHQQRQPQQQQQTALSAAAATPPVSNSHSHLHSLPAPPSSSSSSHLVASHSQRSSPSSHHASASASAASVSVNSAMQTQPPSSHLASQISSQIPPTYSGHPYRIAATNEGAGGTVVVAAPSSFATPALHITTSTASNLSSLYAPYSNTPYLSSHSRTSRSPLPVISANAKSSAASNTSASIGTSGVSMCVASATPTAITTTSVTTSHRDSASTPTVNRTHSPLGHSPTRERDSYSSNVSSLSRGSVQTPISNSSPFGIASVPVPVPIPVPTPSAHPSAIPISIPVPPSVAVSSSLNLSSKPSLWGPVGNSPASSSAAVAANASATLPTSLARSPYSFAPPLFTASTATSTAHPNAVVVTTSPAAVSSLHPASSHPPTANPFSAESLFQSNEADLLRRELDSRFLATQERSLVAAGAGPPPYLRTEMHHHQHQHTHVHQHTASLLPPPPTAALYPPPLFKDAIPKLGGVDSPFYRQTLGIANYPGYPSSLLHSTLSAATPFAPPTHLPTFTPKQVVDPSKPKPLKTGKWNAMHVRIAWEIYHHQQQKQPTTADIKPSKNELLNRTPSHLFQATPRADLSSYAPPHRPHGTAFEAHAPHPASSPYTALGNSVFSRYQPAPFPSLAQYPAPLHDPWARLQTRTIPNLGGAAYPSPIPPPAWTIKPEPNDATERERERERERERERERDREREREREREREREREREREKEKERSKERDRMKREEKHRRLIAQQQQQQQQQQQQQHQQQQQQQHQQQQQQQQQQQQQQLQQLQHLHHQQQQQQHQQQQLHHHHHHHQAAQISHHQAVAAAAAAAQSKNVLRERSPLRDAASTIAQKEEEMLMMGRAPLAYLPRHTGRSLPPPPQFTPWDHYRFDPLRYNPLMAAFREDEEQRAKLFAAAYPSAAPPPPTHMRKEAAAAAGSLHVRTDLHLKKDDSSQSR
- the LOC135836470 gene encoding mucin-2-like isoform X2; this translates as MEKDKQRNQKTKRRERAQRMQAEKRQTLNKSKDCDSAEDEPTKEKPKRPPPPNRRKKINNNNNNNTNNHHHHHNHHHHHHHNSNTKNNNSSGQVNHKNDSISNSFVITDTNDHIDSKESLYEEDIIDGFAIFSFTTYDDLENSLKQLECGQITLGISTDGIKLPSRSPSSVQPPTPTPVLNNHVSKSVPSSPVQSSQQIRNNGIGSPVSDNVKKNSIQSHKLGISEASTNRCRTPVSATPTTITDSSADNVTTSRNADKPIVRQTSSPLALPLRDQRASSHDRLSDISSRCSSGKGYMCDSEGDEADDDKGSDAECTLFPSPPSSSSSPSSCKRGELPRPAIASNSLNGNAASATAAIVADDSNETRSPSKPQIRVVTPPMKFSPKAAQQQQPQQQLQPVGHALAVSNPLLYPPPPSPALSSLHKSFNSGPLSGVGVGLEQNLGGVPSPHHYSNAMPHHGHGTPSRSPHQFPYPAVINGGLISAAAPPPVSQAHPAVSSDGTASPAANHAGLHVAQHSLYAAHGPTQHLIGTSNMPPMAATAATTIAQAAASPLPSTMAGSTLPTSTSSSYATPPQMCPLQLSVPAGYSPQPPNAHSTNAYPSPSPYASHSSQTSSASLIPYSTATHASMPPTSSQATVAYSSHSVGLQHHQQHHHHHHHHHQQRQPQQQQQTALSAAAATPPVSNSHSHLHSLPAPPSSSSSSHLVASHSQRSSPSSHHASASASAASVSVNSAMQTQPPSSHLASQISSQIPPTYSGHPYRIAATNEGAGGTVVVAAPSSFATPALHITTSTASNLSSLYAPYSNTPYLSSHSRTSRSPLPVISANAKSSAASNTSASIGTSGVSMCVASATPTAITTTSVTTSHRDSASTPTVNRTHSPLGHSPTRERDSYSNVSSLSRGSVQTPISNSSPFGIASVPVPVPIPVPTPSAHPSAIPISIPVPPSVAVSSSLNLSSKPSLWGPVGNSPASSSAAVAANASATLPTSLARSPYSFAPPLFTASTATSTAHPNAVVVTTSPAAVSSLHPASSHPPTANPFSAESLFQSNEADLLRRELDSRFLATQERSLVAAGAGPPPYLRTEMHHHQHQHTHVHQHTASLLPPPPTAALYPPPLFKDAIPKLGGVDSPFYRQTLGIANYPGYPSSLLHSTLSAATPFAPPTHLPTFTPKQVVDPSKPKPLKTGKWNAMHVRIAWEIYHHQQQKQPTTADIKPSKNELLNRTPSHLFQATPRADLSSYAPPHRPHGTAFEAHAPHPASSPYTALGNSVFSRYQPAPFPSLAQYPAPLHDPWARLQTRTIPNLGGAAYPSPIPPPAWTIKPEPNDATERERERERERERERERDREREREREREREREREREREKEKERSKERDRMKREEKHRRLIAQQQQQQQQQQQQQHQQQQQQQHQQQQQQQQQQQQQQLQQLQHLHHQQQQQQHQQQQLHHHHHHHQAAQISHHQAVAAAAAAAQSKNVLRERSPLRDAASTIAQKEEEMLMMGRAPLAYLPRHTGRSLPPPPQFTPWDHYRFDPLRYNPLMAAFREDEEQRAKLFAAAYPSAAPPPPTHMRKEAAAAAGSLHVRTDLHLKKDDSSQSR